The Deltaproteobacteria bacterium sequence TTGCCGACGTGGTCGAGGGCAGCAATTTGCTGGTGATTTCGGACGATGTCTACGAGAAATTTCTCTATGATTCGCCGCGCTGTCCGCACATTCTTACTCTGAAGCCGCACCTGCGCGACCGGGTGTTGATTACCAACTCGGTCTCGAAAACCTATGCGATGACCGGGTGGCGGCTGGGATACGCCGCCGGCCCCAAGGAAGTGATTGCCGCGATCGAGACCCTGCAAAGCCAGAGCACCTCGAACCCCAACTCGATCGCGCAGGCAGCAGCGGCGGTGGCCCTGACCGGCACCCAAGCGCCGGTAGGGATCATGGCCAAGGAGTTCAAGAAACGCCGCGATTACGTCGTGCAGCGGCTCCGCGCCATGCCCGGCATCACCTGCACTTTACCCGAAGGGGCGTTTTACGTGTTTCCTCGGGTGACGCACTATTTCGGTGCCAAATGGCAAGACAAGACGATCACGTCGGCGATGGATTTGTCGATGTATCTGTTGCAAGAAGCCAAAGTGGCGCTGGTGGCGGGTGAAGGCTTCGGGTCGGCGGAGCATGTGCGCATTTCCTACGCCACGTCGATGCAGACTCTGGAAAAAGGCTTGGATCAAATCGCAGCGGCACTCGGGCGGCTGCGCGGTTTGTAGTCACCTCGCACGGGGCGAGCTGCCGGCGACGGTTGTGCTCGTCCCCCATTCCTACCTTCGACTCAGGGTCGGCTCATTTTCCAGCCAAGGATGACCAGCGCGATGATCGTGCCTGCTCCGATAGCAAAAGAGATCCATTCCACTCATAAGTCCTCCTTCATCCCACCAATAATTGCATTCTTCTTGCTTCCATGCCATCGTTCAGACAGGTGCACACCTAAATTCGGATGCTGCTCGGCTGAAAGGAGGGCACTCAGCCATGCTCCCGCGTTCGTGGATGGAAGCGTATGTGAATTTCCTGTTGCGCCGCCGCTGGCCAGTGTTGGCCGCCTGCTTGGCGGTGACTGTCTTCTTGGGCTATCAACTCTCCCACACCCAGATTCAGATGAATTTCATGGATCTGTACCCGCCAGACCATCCCTACATGCAACTCATGCGCGCGCACCCGCGCATGTTCGGCTCGGCCAATACCTTGGTCATCGGCATCGAGGTCAAAGATGGCGACATCTTTACGGTCGAGACCCTCAACAAAATTGACCGACTCACGATCGCCATCCTGGAGACCTCGGGCGTGAATCCGTGGGCCGTGCGTTCGATCTCGCATCCGGCAGTGCGCGGGGTGAAGGTGACGAGCGCTGGCATTCGGATCTTGCCGCTCTATTTTCCCGGCCCGCCTAAGGATGCTGCGGCTGTCGCGCAGATTAAGAAGAGCGTGTACACCAACGACGGCATCTTGGATTTTTATGTCTCGCGCGACGACAAAATGGCGCTCATCTATGCCGGGTTCTGGGAGTCCGGCTTGAATCTGCCGAAGATGACGGAGCGGCTGTTTCGTCTCCAACAGCAGGAGACCGATGAAAATCACATCGTTCACATGACCGGCTTTCCCATGCTGCTGTGCTGGGTTTTTAGCTACAAGAACCAGCTCTTGGCGATTACTGGACTCACCTTACTATCGATCGTGGCGCTGCTCTGGTTCTACTTCCGCACGGCGCAGGGCGTTTTGATCCCTTTATTCTCCGGAGCGCTGAGCACCTGGTGGGCATTGGGGTTCGCCGGACTGGCGGGTTTCACCATCGATCTGCTGATGATCGTCGTGTTCTTGTTGATTACCGCGCGCGCCTTGTCGCACTCTGTCCAGTCCATGGAACGCTATCATGAGGAGTACGCCCGCCTCGGGGATCGGGAGGCAGCGATCCGCCGCTCCTATCTTGCCCTTTTCTCCCCGGCGCTGGTGTCCATCGCGTCCGACGGCCTAGCCATTTTCAGCCTTGCCGTAGCGCGCATCGCCGCCGTGCAAAAACTGGCGATCATGTCGAGTTTCTGGATTTTCACCATCTCTGTCAGCGTCGTGACGCTGCATCCTATCATTCTCTCGTTCCTCAATCCGCCACATCACGATCCACACGCCGGGAAACGATTGTCCGATCGATTGTATACATCGATCAACCGTGCCCTGGTGACGATTAGTCGCGGGAACATACGTTATGTCACGGCGGCAAGTTTCGCGCTGGCGTTAGTGGTTGGTGTGGTGTACTCCCAGCGGTTGAAGATCGGGGATGTATCGATCGGCAAAGCGCTCTTTTACGAGAATCACCCGTACAACACGGCCTACGATAAAGTGATCGAAAAGCGCTTTGCCGGCATCTCGACCTTGGTCATCGTGGCCGAGGGAAGCAAACCTGGCGCGTTTCGTGACCTCGAAGCGCTGAATGCGTTGGAACGTTTTCAGCGGACGATGGAGCGGCAGAACCCGATGGCGGGCGGGAGCGTGAGCATCGTCGATCTTCTCCGCCAGCTTTACCGCCGTTTCCAGGAAGGCGTGCCGAAGTGGGCGGTGTTGCCCTCGGAGTCGCGCGATATCGGCAATCTCGTCGGCATGATGCTCATGGGCGATGGTGCCGGTGCGCT is a genomic window containing:
- a CDS encoding pyridoxal phosphate-dependent aminotransferase, encoding MNLAKRLTLIKPSPTLMVTVQVAALRRQGIEVVDFGAGEPDFDTPEHIKDAAIVALKQGKTKYTPVGGTADLKEAIVAKMQRDNGLTYSLQEVTANCGGKHTLFNAFHALFGEGDEVLIPAPYWVSYSDMVILTGGQPKLLMTSEETGFKITAAQLAAAIGPQSKALLLNSPSNPTGAAYTEEELRSIADVVEGSNLLVISDDVYEKFLYDSPRCPHILTLKPHLRDRVLITNSVSKTYAMTGWRLGYAAGPKEVIAAIETLQSQSTSNPNSIAQAAAAVALTGTQAPVGIMAKEFKKRRDYVVQRLRAMPGITCTLPEGAFYVFPRVTHYFGAKWQDKTITSAMDLSMYLLQEAKVALVAGEGFGSAEHVRISYATSMQTLEKGLDQIAAALGRLRGL
- a CDS encoding MMPL family transporter, producing MLPRSWMEAYVNFLLRRRWPVLAACLAVTVFLGYQLSHTQIQMNFMDLYPPDHPYMQLMRAHPRMFGSANTLVIGIEVKDGDIFTVETLNKIDRLTIAILETSGVNPWAVRSISHPAVRGVKVTSAGIRILPLYFPGPPKDAAAVAQIKKSVYTNDGILDFYVSRDDKMALIYAGFWESGLNLPKMTERLFRLQQQETDENHIVHMTGFPMLLCWVFSYKNQLLAITGLTLLSIVALLWFYFRTAQGVLIPLFSGALSTWWALGFAGLAGFTIDLLMIVVFLLITARALSHSVQSMERYHEEYARLGDREAAIRRSYLALFSPALVSIASDGLAIFSLAVARIAAVQKLAIMSSFWIFTISVSVVTLHPIILSFLNPPHHDPHAGKRLSDRLYTSINRALVTISRGNIRYVTAASFALALVVGVVYSQRLKIGDVSIGKALFYENHPYNTAYDKVIEKRFAGISTLVIVAEGSKPGAFRDLEALNALERFQRTMERQNPMAGGSVSIVDLLRQLYRRFQEGVPKWAVLPSESRDIGNLVGMMLMGDGAGALERFVDKNIQHASITIYFRDYSHDTIMSALRSARDYIDANPIDGIEFRLAGGLIGILAAVNEEVEWSYRVNLYLVLATVFVLSFLTYRSVLGALIVMIPSIVAQPLTEAIMYWTSIDMNINSLPIAAIGIGIGIDYGYYVLSRITEEYGRFRDFDQAIEEALMTTGRAILFTGTTLTASVVFWLFFPMKFQAEMAFLLTLILFLHVVGALVFIPSTVSLLKPRFATVSVAAETQLPVHTF